A region of Larus michahellis chromosome 15, bLarMic1.1, whole genome shotgun sequence DNA encodes the following proteins:
- the CDK9 gene encoding cyclin-dependent kinase 9, which produces MAKQYDMVECPFCDEVSKYEKLAKIGQGTFGEVFKAKHRQTGKKVALKKVLMENEKEGFPITALREIKILQLLKHENVVNLIEICRTKASPYNRCKGSIYLVFDFCEHDLAGLLSNAHVKFTLSEIKKVMQMLLNGLYYIHRNKILHRDMKAANVLITRDGVLKLADFGLARAFSLAKNSQPNRYTNRVVTLWYRPPELLLGERDYGPPIDLWGGGCIMAEMWTRSPIMQGNTEQHQLTLISQLCGSITPEVWPNVDKYELYQKLDLPKGQKRKVKDRLKAYVKDPYALDLIDKLLVLDPAQRIDSDDALNHDFFWSDPMPSDLKNMLSTHNQSMFEYLAPPRRRGGHMPQQPANQGRNPAATNQTEFDRVF; this is translated from the exons ATGGCCAAGCAGTACGACATGGTGGAGTGTCCCTTCTGCGATGAGGTCTCCAAGTACGAGAAGCTCGCCAAGATCGGGCAGGGCACCTTCGG GGAAGTTTTCAAAGCCAAACATCGTCAGACAGGCAAGAAAGTAGCACTGAAGAAAGTGTTGATGGAAAATGAGAAGGAGGGG tTCCCTATTACAGCCTTGCGAGAGATTAAGATCCTCCAGCTGCTCAAACATGAGAACGTGGTGAACCTCATAGAAATCTGCAGGACCAAAG CCTCTCCATACAACCGCTGCAAGGGCAGTATCTACCTCGTGTTTGACTTCTGTGAGCACGACCTGGCTGGCCTTCTCAGCAATGCCCACGTCAAGTTCACGCTCTCAGAGATCAAGAAAGTTATGCAGATGTTATTGAATGGACTTTACTACATCCACAGGAACAAG ATCTTGCATCGAGACATGAAAGCTGCGAATGTCCTGATCACACGCGACGGAGTCCTGAAGCTTGCAGACTTTGGGCTGGCTCGGGCTTTCAGCCTGGCTAAGAACAGCCAACCGAACCGCTACACCAACCGGGTGGTGACTCTGTGGTATCGGCCACCAGAGCTGCTCCTAG GGGAGCGGGACTACGGTCCCCCCATTGACCTCTGGGGTGGAGGCTGCATCATGGCAGAGATGTGGACCCGCAGCCCCATCATGCAGGGCAACACAGAGCAGCACCAGCTCACCCTCATCAGCCAGCTATGTGGATCCATCACGCCGGAG GTTTGGCCGAACGTGGATAAATATGAGCTGTACCAGAAGCTGGATCTCCCCAAGGGCCAGAAGCGCAAGGTGAAGGATCGCCTGAAAGCCTACGTTAAAGACCCCTACGCACTCGACCTCATCGACAAGCTGCTGGTGCTGGATCCTGCCCAGCGGATCGACAGCGACGACGCGCTGAACCATGACTTCTTCTGGTCAGATCCCATGCCCTCGGACCTCAAAAACATGCTGTCCACCCACAACCAGTCCATGTTCGAGTACCTGGCCCCACCACGTAGGAGGGGTGGCCACATGCCCCAGCAGCCAGCTAACCAGGGCAGGAACCCAGCTGCCACCAACCAGACTGAATTCGACAGGGTGTTTTGA